A region from the Sander vitreus isolate 19-12246 chromosome 1, sanVit1, whole genome shotgun sequence genome encodes:
- the LOC144536871 gene encoding RING finger protein 148-like — MGKKTQHCLLLLLCLSGLVHYSAALVFWTAIMEISYVNSNNTLEDKYCDCGVYGRNSPVEEVSGIVTLPKGDPRGCGSDPVYNRNFSSPPWIALVKRGNCTFSEKINAAYRLGATGVVVYNVDGTGNSTTHMAHSDADDVVAIMIGNSQGMEIAKLVRNGTEVLMHIAVGSPHGPWMDTYWLYFLSIAFFIVTAASIAYFVFISANRIYSLSMHRRNEKKLKSEAKKAIRRLQVRKLKTGDEETTSESHVCAVCIESYKAGEVVTVLTCDHIFHKACIEPWLLEWRTCPMCKCDILKALGVEEETKENLSAESPPDVTVITVTGGEPMYEVPLTDPASPHPERQQHLYDNRAFQGDSEAGRR, encoded by the coding sequence ATGGGTAAGAAGACACAACACTGTCTGCTGCTTTTGCTGTGTTTGTCTGGACTTGTTCACTATTCAGCAGCCTTGGTGTTTTGGACAGCCATAATGGAAATAAGCTATGTTAACAGCAACAATACGCTTGAAGACAAATACTGTGACTGTGGGGTGTATGGTCGTAACTCTCCCGTGGAGGAAGTCTCCGGCATTGTTACACTTCCCAAGGGAGACCCCAGAGGCTGTGGCTCAGACCCTGTCTACAACCGCAATTTCAGCTCCCCGCCTTGGATAGCCCTGGTAAAAAGGGGCAACTGCACTTTCAGTGAGAAGATCAATGCTGCCTACCGACTAGGAGCAACGGGTGTGGTGGTGTATAATGTGGATGGCACTGGCAACAGCACCACTCACATGGCACACTCGGATGCAGATGATGTTGTGGCTATCATGATTGGCAACTCTCAGGGCATGGAGATTGCCAAGTTGGTGAGAAATGGGACAGAGGTGCTGATGCATATTGCTGTAGGCAGCCCCCATGGACCCTGGATGGACACATACTGGCTTTACTTCCTGTCCATCGCCTTCTTCATTGTGACGGCAGCCTCCATCGCCTACTTTGTGTTTATCTCTGCCAATCGTATCTACAGTCTGAGTATGCATAGGCGCAATGAGAAGAAGCTGAAATCTGAGGCTAAGAAGGCGATTAGGCGTCTGCAAGTACGGAAACTCAAGACAGGGGATGAGGAAACTACGTCTGAGTCCcatgtgtgtgccgtgtgtatTGAGTCCTACAAAGCAGGGGAAGTGGTGACAGTGCTGACATGTGACCACATCTTTCACAAAGCCTGCATCGAGCCCTGGCTGCTGGAGTGGAGGACCTGCCCCATGTGTAAGTGTGACATCCTGAAGGCCCTCGGGGTTGAGGAGGAAACAAAAGAGAACCTTTCTGCTGAGTCCCCACCAGATGTCACTGTGATCACAGTGACGGGAGGAGAACCCATGTACGAAGTCCCACTGACTGACCCAGCGAGCCCTCACCCAGAGAGACAGCAGCATCTCTATGACAACAGGGCCTTCCAGGGAGACTCAGAGGCTGGGAGAAGATGA